In a single window of the Cucumis melo cultivar AY chromosome 11, USDA_Cmelo_AY_1.0, whole genome shotgun sequence genome:
- the LOC103498369 gene encoding cinnamoyl-CoA reductase-like SNL6 has product MAPTSKTVCVMDASSRVGSALVAALLHRGYTVHASVQNHDDLQCVKGNANKLKVFRSDLLDYHSIMIALKGCSALFYSFQPPPDHSTYDELMVEIEVRAAHNVLEACAQTDSMEKVIFTSSVTAVIWRDGLKTMSSDVDERHWSDVNLCKKFKLWHALSKTLAEKTAWALAMDRGVNMVSINGGLVMGHDVTINNPYLKGAAEMYEDGVLVTVDLKFIVDAHICVFEDVSSYGRYLCFNNIINSHKEALRLAHMLLPPSSEAFSHSPPSFEDSVVYQQGISNKKLNKLMVDFESGDSC; this is encoded by the exons ATGGCTCCCACCTCTAAGACCGTCTGCGTAATGGACGCTTCCTCCCGCGTTGGCTCCGCGCTCGTTGCTGCGCTCTTGCACAGAGGTTACACCGTTCACGCTTCCGTTCAGAATCACG ATGATTTGCAGTGTGTCAAAGGAAATGCTAACAAATTGAAGGTTTTCCGTTCGGATCTGTTGGATTATCATAGTATTATGATCGCTCTTAAAGGATGCTCCGCTTTGTTCTATTCATTTCAACCGCCTCCTGATCATTCCACCTACGAT GAattaatggtagaaattgaagTAAGAGCAGCTCATAATGTTCTGGAAGCATGTGCCCAAACAGACAGCATGGAGAAAGTTATTTTCACCTCTTCCGTTACTGCCGTTATTTGGCGTGACGGTCTCAAAACCATGTCCTCCGATGTCGACGAACGTCACTGGAGCGACGTTAACCTCTGCAAGAAGTTCAAA CTCTGGCACGCTCTATCGAAAACCCTAGCAGAGAAAACAGCGTGGGCCCTTGCGATGGATCGTGGGGTTAATATGGTGTCCATAAATGGAGGGCTAGTGATGGGACACGATGTGACAATCAATAACCCCTATTTGAAAGGAGCGGCTGAGATGTACGAAGATGGGGTGTTGGTCACCGTTGATCTTAAATTCATAGTTGATGCTCATATATGTGTGTTTGAAGATGTCTCATCCTACGGTCGATATTTGTGCTTTAATAATATCATTAATTCTCATAAGGAAGCTCTTAGATTGGCCCATATGCTATTGCCGCCCTCTTCTGAAGCTTTCTCCCACTCCCCACCCAG TTTTGAAGACTCTGTTGTATATCAACAAGGAATAAGCAACAAGAAACTTAACAAATTGATGGTGGATTTTGAAAGTGGAGATTCATGTTGA